In a single window of the Acinetobacter sp. CS-2 genome:
- a CDS encoding YgfZ/GcvT domain-containing protein: protein MSTSTAFTLFTLNGVDAQKFLQGQVTLNAEALAENLTRYTAICSLKGRIQFGLWLKKINPESFEIVVTDDQAEEFAKHIKKFGAFSKMKLEQVGRVFPTLNGDSTDFSSTETDIAAWQLQAIEAGQAWIEATTAQEFQPQELRLHQREGVHYDKGCYLGQEIIARLWFKAKPKHWLHLVQGSGDAPAAATQLNNDVEVVNSITVDGGYKALVVAKPAALEELGLQVLDLPEALNGDVARPQ from the coding sequence ATGTCAACGTCTACTGCTTTTACACTATTCACTTTAAATGGGGTAGATGCACAAAAATTCCTTCAGGGCCAAGTGACTTTAAATGCTGAGGCATTAGCCGAAAACCTGACTCGCTATACCGCGATCTGTAGTTTAAAAGGACGAATCCAGTTTGGCTTATGGCTGAAAAAAATTAATCCGGAAAGTTTTGAAATTGTGGTCACCGACGATCAGGCCGAAGAATTTGCCAAACATATTAAAAAGTTTGGCGCTTTTTCGAAAATGAAACTGGAACAAGTCGGCCGAGTTTTCCCTACGCTCAATGGCGATAGCACCGATTTTTCTAGCACTGAAACCGATATCGCTGCTTGGCAGCTTCAAGCGATTGAAGCCGGTCAGGCCTGGATTGAAGCGACAACGGCACAAGAATTCCAGCCGCAAGAACTGCGTTTACATCAGCGTGAAGGTGTACATTATGACAAGGGCTGCTATTTGGGTCAGGAAATTATTGCACGCCTCTGGTTCAAGGCCAAACCGAAACACTGGCTGCATTTGGTGCAAGGTAGCGGTGATGCTCCTGCTGCTGCAACCCAGTTAAACAATGATGTTGAAGTGGTCAACAGCATTACTGTGGATGGCGGTTATAAAGCCCTGGTCGTGGCAAAACCTGCTGCGCTTGAAGAGCTGGGATTACAAGTTCTAGATTTGCCTGAAGCCTTAAATGGTGATGTAGCACGTCCACAGTAA
- the acnD gene encoding Fe/S-dependent 2-methylisocitrate dehydratase AcnD, translating into MNNNYRKPLQGTQLEYYDVRQAVEDIQPGAYAKLPYTSKVLAEQLVRRCDPAILEQSLRQLIERKQDHDFPWYPARVVCHDILGQTALVDLAGLRDAIADQGGDPSKVNPVVPTQLIVDHSLAVEYGGFDPDAFAKNRAVEDRRNEDRFHFIEWTKTAFENVDVIPAGNGIMHQINLEKMSPVIQKREGVAFPDTCVGTDSHTPHTDALGVISVGVGGLEAENVMLGRASWMRLPDIIGVELVGQRKPGITATDIVLALTEFLRKERVVGAYLEFFGEGADSMSVGDRATISNMTPEYGATAAMFYIDQNTIDYLTLTGREADQVKLVEQYAKEIGLWASDMKQAEYPRVLRFDLSTVTRNIAGPSNPHARVSTADLKEKGIAGNLEAARAQEAEGLMPDGAVIIAAITSCTNTSNPRNTVAAGLLARKANELGLTRKPWVKSSFAPGSKAAALYLEEAGVLHDLEKLGFGIVAYACTTCNGMSGALDPKIQQEIIDRDLYATAVLSGNRNFDGRIHPYAKQAFLASPPLVVAYAIAGTIRFDIEKDALGTDKDGNPIYLKDIWPSDEEIDALVKVAVKPEQFKKVYIPMFDLGEREKAASPLYDWRPQSTYIRRPPYWEGALAAPRTLTNMRPLAILPDNITTDHLSPSNAIIMDSAAGEYLHKMGVPEEDFNSYATHRGDHLTAQRATLANPKLFNEMVVRADGTIKQGSKARVEPEGEVMRMWEAIETYMNRKQPLIIIAGADYGQGSSRDWAAKGVRLAGVEAIVAEGFERIHRTNLVGMGVLPLEFKPGTDRKTLKLDGTELYSVVGNIAPRSTLTLVIERSTDDGKNQIVEVPVTCRLDTEEEVSVYEAGGVLQRFAQDFLEGNVA; encoded by the coding sequence ATGAACAACAACTACCGCAAACCACTGCAAGGTACCCAGCTCGAATATTATGACGTACGCCAAGCCGTAGAAGATATTCAGCCAGGCGCATATGCAAAACTTCCTTATACCTCGAAAGTACTGGCCGAACAGCTGGTACGCCGTTGTGATCCTGCTATTTTGGAACAGTCTTTACGTCAGCTGATTGAACGTAAGCAAGATCACGATTTCCCTTGGTATCCGGCACGTGTGGTGTGTCATGACATCCTGGGGCAAACCGCACTGGTTGACCTTGCAGGTTTGCGTGATGCCATTGCCGATCAGGGCGGCGATCCGTCTAAAGTCAACCCGGTTGTTCCAACCCAGCTGATCGTTGACCATTCATTGGCTGTGGAATACGGCGGTTTTGATCCGGATGCCTTCGCTAAAAACCGTGCGGTGGAAGACCGTCGTAACGAAGACCGTTTCCATTTTATTGAATGGACCAAAACCGCATTTGAAAATGTCGATGTGATTCCTGCGGGCAACGGCATCATGCATCAGATCAACCTGGAAAAAATGTCTCCGGTGATTCAAAAGCGTGAAGGTGTGGCATTCCCGGATACCTGTGTGGGTACAGATTCACATACGCCGCATACCGATGCTTTGGGTGTGATTTCTGTCGGCGTGGGTGGCTTGGAAGCTGAAAACGTGATGCTAGGCCGTGCGTCTTGGATGCGTCTGCCGGACATCATTGGTGTAGAGCTGGTAGGTCAGCGCAAGCCGGGCATTACTGCAACCGATATCGTGTTGGCGTTAACGGAGTTCTTGCGTAAAGAACGCGTCGTGGGTGCGTACCTGGAATTCTTTGGTGAAGGTGCTGACAGCATGTCTGTGGGTGATCGCGCAACGATTTCCAACATGACGCCTGAATATGGCGCGACTGCGGCGATGTTCTATATTGACCAAAACACCATTGATTATCTGACTTTAACCGGTCGTGAAGCAGACCAGGTGAAACTGGTTGAGCAATATGCCAAAGAAATTGGTCTTTGGGCTTCAGACATGAAACAGGCGGAATATCCACGCGTACTGCGTTTCGACCTATCGACTGTAACTCGTAACATTGCCGGACCATCGAACCCGCATGCACGTGTATCAACGGCTGACTTAAAAGAAAAAGGGATTGCAGGTAATTTAGAAGCTGCTCGCGCACAAGAAGCAGAAGGTTTAATGCCGGATGGCGCGGTGATTATCGCGGCGATTACTTCTTGTACCAATACCTCTAACCCGCGTAATACAGTGGCAGCCGGTTTATTGGCACGTAAGGCAAACGAGTTGGGCTTAACCCGTAAGCCTTGGGTGAAATCATCTTTTGCTCCGGGTTCTAAAGCAGCTGCACTTTACCTTGAAGAAGCAGGTGTACTGCACGATCTGGAAAAACTCGGTTTTGGTATTGTCGCTTATGCATGTACGACTTGTAACGGTATGTCGGGTGCGCTAGATCCAAAAATTCAGCAAGAAATTATTGACCGTGACCTGTATGCCACTGCGGTACTTTCAGGTAACCGTAACTTCGATGGTCGTATCCATCCTTATGCGAAACAGGCTTTCCTGGCTTCTCCGCCTTTAGTTGTGGCTTATGCAATTGCCGGTACCATCCGTTTTGATATCGAAAAAGATGCTTTAGGTACAGACAAAGACGGTAACCCGATTTACTTAAAAGACATTTGGCCATCGGATGAAGAAATTGATGCCTTGGTGAAAGTTGCTGTAAAACCTGAGCAATTTAAGAAAGTGTATATCCCGATGTTTGATTTGGGCGAGCGTGAAAAAGCGGCAAGTCCACTGTATGACTGGCGTCCGCAAAGTACCTATATCCGCCGTCCGCCATATTGGGAAGGGGCTTTGGCTGCACCGCGTACCTTGACAAATATGCGTCCACTGGCGATCTTGCCGGATAACATCACCACCGACCACTTATCGCCATCAAATGCGATTATTATGGATTCGGCTGCGGGTGAATATCTGCATAAAATGGGTGTGCCTGAGGAAGACTTTAACTCTTATGCAACGCACCGTGGTGACCACTTGACTGCACAGCGTGCAACGCTAGCCAACCCGAAACTGTTCAATGAAATGGTGGTGCGTGCTGACGGTACCATCAAACAGGGTTCGAAAGCGCGTGTGGAGCCGGAAGGTGAAGTGATGCGTATGTGGGAAGCGATTGAAACTTACATGAACCGTAAGCAGCCGTTGATTATTATTGCGGGTGCGGACTATGGTCAGGGTTCTAGCCGTGACTGGGCAGCTAAAGGTGTGCGTCTTGCTGGTGTGGAAGCCATTGTAGCAGAAGGTTTTGAGCGTATTCACCGTACAAACCTGGTGGGTATGGGCGTATTACCGCTGGAGTTTAAACCGGGTACAGACCGTAAAACGTTGAAGCTGGATGGTACGGAACTGTATAGCGTAGTAGGTAATATTGCGCCACGTTCGACCTTGACTTTAGTGATTGAGCGTTCAACTGATGATGGTAAAAACCAGATTGTTGAAGTGCCTGTAACCTGCCGTCTGGATACCGAAGAAGAAGTTTCTGTGTATGAGGCGGGTGGGGTATTGCAACGCTTTGCGCAGGACTTCTTGGAAGGGAATGTGGCTTGA